From Zea mays cultivar B73 chromosome 3, Zm-B73-REFERENCE-NAM-5.0, whole genome shotgun sequence:
CAAGAATCAAGATAAAAAATATATCGCCCTTGCTAAATGTCCTGAAGGTGTGCTCGTATCTATTGCGTCCTTCTTAGGATTGGGCTGTAGGGGAGAGAAGGGCAAGGATTGGCCTTGGCTGCCGCTATGATTTTACCGATGACCGATGTCTTATCGCAACTATTCATCAGAAACTTCACTGAAATATGTTGTCGGTGGATTGCAGAGAAGAGCTTCTGTAGTTTCATGATGGTCGACAACaccatcaatatcaaagttgagGCACTAATGAACCCATCAAGTCGACTTATGTAGGGAGGATCCTTCATGCTTGGAGGTCGGCGTGCTCTGTTCATGATGCAATATTGGGGGAGTGACATGTGTAGAATGATCATGTTCCGCGGGCTCATGTGGGTAGATGATGTGACGTCCCTAGGTCATTGCGCACCTAAGTCGAGGTGTGGGTAGAAGGTTGGCCTGTGGGAACCATGGTATGTGGGCCCACGAAGTCAAATTCATTCGGTGGAGGCCACAATGGCGAGGGCTATGTGATATTCCTAAGCCTCCTATGACATGGCTCATAGTTTGAGTTGCTGGAGCATGTGTCAGAGATAGCAGCTGAACCAACGAACATTATGGCATCAACATAGTCATGTTGCATAGTGAAACACGACATACTTGCAAGAAAATGCATCGAGCTCCTATATGGCACAACAAATGTTATTGCATAACAACATTAGAGTGCATATAGTACTAGAGAGAGCAGGAGAGTTAGGAGGAAGTTTTGACGCATGTCGGTGGTCATGTTGAACCCGGACATGAATGGGAGCCAGCACATGGGCAGACCCTACATGCTCTTGCTACTCATCTAGTCATCTACGGATGAACACAAAGGAAGAACATATTATAAGCTCAAACATCATTGAGCATTAagaccttcgaggtctcctcaccCCATGAATGTGGTGGGAGTTCTAGACTAATGGTACGTCCTAATCGTTATGCATGGTAACTAGATGATCTCTAGTGCAAGAGATTCCAGAGTCGAGTCTAACCTATCTAAACCGACTCCCTTAGGTCCTAGGTCAGGTTTGAATCAACCCTATGGTTAAATTGAAATGAATCCTCTTAAATGTTGCTCTCCTAGTCCCTTTTATAGTGCAAGGGAGGAGAGAGGTTGCATGAACCTCAAATTCTTCTGCTAGCTAAGACTCAACTTTCATGTTCTTATCTTGTTCTTGGAGCCCTACCAAAATAGTGATGATCGCCTGCTAGTATCGAGCATGTTGACCTGCTATTGACTATCATTGTTGGCCTGCTTTGCACCCTGCGGAACAGATCGGAATGGCAAGTGCACTGGAGACGCTATGCGGCCAGGCCTACGGTGCGAAGCAGTACCATAAGCTAGGCCTAGACACCTACAGAGCGGTCGTCACCCTCCTGGTGGTCTGCGTCCCCCTCTCGCTCCTCTGGGTGTTCATGGACAAGATCCTGGTCCTCATAGGCCAGGACCCTCTCATCTCGCAAGGCGCCGGGAGGTACATGGTCTGGCTGATCCCGGGGCTCTTCGCCAACGCGGTGATCCAGCCGCTCACCAAGTTCCTGCAGACGCAGAGCCTCATCTACCCGCTGCTGCTGTCGtccgcggcgacggcggcggtcCACGTCCCCCTGTGCTACGTGATGGTGTTCAAGACCGGGCTCGGGTACACGGGCGCCGCCCTGACCATAAGCATATCGTACTGGCTGAACGTGGCCATGCTCGTCGGATACATCGCCTTCTCCAGCTCTTGCAAGGAGACGCGCGCGCGCCCGACGGTCGAGGTCTTCAGGGGAGTCGACGCGTTCCTGCGTCTCGCCCTGCCTTCTGCGCTCATGATGTGGTAATCTCCACGTCCTACATCTATGCTTTCTCTTTCTCTGTTTTTATATGTATGGTTGATTCGTGTTTGACCTGTGTCTAATATATTTTTTTTGGGTTTTTTTTTTTGTGCCAGTCTTGAATGGTGGTCGTTTGAGCTCCTTACTCTCATGTCAGGGCTTCTACCCAACCCAGAGCTGCAGACCTCAGTGCTTTCGATCTGGTACAGACTGAATATAGTCCATGGTCGCAGTATATACATATATGCAAGCATGATTCTACATCGACAATGATGTTACCTGATGTTTTCTCCAACCCTTTTGTTAACAGTCTCACGAGTGTAACATTACTCTTCACTATACCTTTTGGCCTTGGAGCTGCTGGAAGGTATGATTCTGCCCCTTTTGAATCGAAGCAGTTCATCATTTGACCATTCTATTCTTAACCCGGAAAAAAAACACAGCACGCGAGTGGCAAATGAGCTGGGCGCTGGGAACCCTGACGGAGCTCGATCAGCAGTCCGCGTGGTGCTGTCCATGGCGGGGATCGACGCGGTCGTCGTGAGCGGAAGCCTTCTGGCGGCCCGGCGCCTCGTGGGCATCGCGTACAGCAGCGAGGAGGAGGTCATATCTGCGGTCGCCGCCATGGTTCCTCTGGTCTGCATCACCGCCATAACTGACTGCCTACAAGGAATCCTCTCAGGTCTGTTGTATTATCTAACGTTACAAGAAATCAATTACAGCGTAATCGCGGTCCTCTGGCCTGCACTGCATCACTGTGGTAATGGTAACTGACCGTCTACCACCGCTGCCTCTCTTTTCCATCAGGCGTCGCCCGCGGGTGCGGGTGGCAGCACCTGGGCGCGTACGTGAACCTCGGCTCGTTCTACCTGCTGGGGATCCCGATGGCGATCCTCCTCGGCTTTGTGCTGCGCATGGGGTCGAGGGGGCTCTGGATGGGCATCGTCTGCGGCTCCCTGTCGCAGACCACGCTCATGTCCGCCATCACGTTCTTCACCGACTGGAACAAGATGGTACGTTGTTCATTTCTCCGATCGATCAGCATGGGCGAGGCTGCACACGGATTACTATTATTGCAGCATGCAAAGATGAACAGATAATCGAGTCACCTTCGAAGACTCGCGTTGAGTGTTATCTCTCTCATTGGTGTGTTGCGCTTCTTGTGCTCGCAGGCTGAGAAGGCTAGAGAGAGGGTGTTCAGCGACAAGCAGCCACAAGAGCCGGGGCCATGATTTGTACGCCGACTAGCGGCAGCTGCACATTTTTCCAGACCGGTTTTGCAGGGGATCGGAAGGCGTTTGCTTGTCATTCCGTCGCATTCACGAGGAGGGAGGGGGTCATGCCTCCCTCCTGCAAAGTTTCTCACAAGGCAAATGGGTTCTTGCTTTGAACTTCGCCTTCCTACGTTTGATTTTTGTATCATGTAAAGTGGAGAGGAACATGGAACGAACAAATTGGACCTCATATATGACTAACAAGGCGAAAATCATCTCACTAAACTCTATGTACTATGTATCGTTGATGTACATCGGGGCTCCACCCCGTCTGTTTTCCATCCAGGTAGAGCCATGAAAAAATTTAGGACGGGTTGAATTAAACCGCTATAGTGACATGATCACACTAAACTACTCAAAATAAACAGATATAATAGTTTAAAGTAGTTTTATATTGAAATAGGATCGGAGACTCAGAGCTAACATTTTAGAGATTTGGGGCCAACTCAAATATTGGGGCCTTTTCTATATAAATATAATTTTACTTACGTACTTTTTTATCAGTAGAAATTAACATGGTATTATAAATGTTTCAAATTAGCCGTACAACATTTTAAAGTTTCTTCTAATATTTCTTGATGCAAAGTCATCAATAATGGTGTTGATATCAACCTCAGCTAACAATTGTTTTTTTCAATACATAAAGCTATCAACTCGTTTACACGTTCTTGAGATACTGTAGACCTTAATAGTTCTTCAATGATTTTATTTTTAAAAAGTCTCTTTCAACTGATGCGATCGTTATAGGTATGGTAAATAAGATCCAATAAACAACATATATATTAGAACAAGAATCCATCTTTTGGATATACACAAGATCTACATAGAAGACATTGATGTTTTTCGCAGATTTAACTTCAGCCTTTTTATATGTTTATATTTTTTTAGTGTACCAAAATTAGGTTACCTTTATATAAAAGACATGGGGAGGGGGCCATCGGATTTGGGGACCTAGGCGCGGACGCCCTGGTGGCCCTTTACCCAAATCAGGCTTTGTATTCAAACATCGATGAATGATAAAAATCATAAAGTGTACTATGCATATTTTAAATTTTAGGAGGGACTTTAGAAAGGCTTCATGGGCTCGCGAGCAGTAAGGATCATGATGGAGGCGCGCTTCGTTGGCCTTAAGTTGGGAGACGCAGGAGGCAGTGGCCATGGAGGTGATCTTGCGTTTCACATCCAGTTGCTCATACGTGTTGGTGAGAATCACAGCCAGGATCTCGTCGTGAAGGTGAAAGTCCACACCCGACGCGCCGACGCTTCCGCCTTGTGCCTCGCCATTGACGGTGCCGAGGGACGGGTGGGTGCCTAGGTGTGTCACTTCTTGGTGGTGCTGGCGGTGGTTCCTGACGAGGGGAGAGGGACGGGAGGAAACTAAagctttttaaaaaaaaaatcttTACGGGTACCGACGTGGACATATGAATTGTGTGTCATATACGGTTCGGTGTTCCATGTCATTTTCTCACTTATTTACGGATATCGCATGGGCGCGCTACACAGGGGGGCGAGTGTTGGGACCTGGCTAGTGGCCACAATGTTTCACAGGCAAGGTGCAAGGGTAAGGGCGGGGCACGTGGATCGAATATGTGTGTGCGATGCGTAGGGAAGCAGATTATAGGTGTGGGCAATGTGCATAGACAACGGCGTGGCCTAGGAGCGATCGAAATAAGATCAACTTTAGCAACGTGCCCATCCATATCCCCATTTTACATGTTGCACACCCTTCACATCGGCCAGGCCAGGTCGTCCAACGGTCTCCCAATCCACATCCGTATCTGTGTTTATGATAGCTTAGTCTCGTGAGCGTCAGATTTTAAATGCTTTGTTCGCGGAAATGAGAGATACTACGTGGGAATGGGGAGTGAAATATCGGACGTCCATTTTGCGGAGAGGGATATGTGGAGGTTGCTGGAGAGCAAAATAGTGTCTTAGAGCACGTAGAATGAGGATAGGGAGCGCGATGAGAAGATTGCTGGAGTTGGCCTAAAGTTTTCTTCAGCAGCCTTTCTATTCCACTGCCTATATTGTCCTGTATTTTAAACTTTACTTTATAAACAATACAGTCTACAGTATAAAACGGTGTTATACACAACTATATACACGCTCTGCCGAGCACACGGTCTAACGACAAGGTATTTTCTCCCTTACATACTTGATCCCTGTAGGGACTACATCTGTTGTAGAGGCTACAGAAATAAAGAAGATGTAGTGAAGAGAAGAGACAGAAACAGAGATAGCATTTTCTCAAAGCTGATATTATATATTATATGTTTTGAGATACGAGTTTCTCAAAGCTGGCATTCTTGTAAAGAAGTAGATTGAGATCAGACTGTGCTATCCTTTCGGGCGGCGCCGGCCCGTTGCTGGCCGTGCGCGTGGCCGTGGTCGGCGCTGCTGGTGGTGTCGAGGAAGTAGAGCAGGCCGCACATGAGCACGCTGCAGGCCAGCATCGGTATGGGGCCGAACGTCCAGAGGAAGAGCGCGAGGGAGACGTAGAAGGCGCGCAGGCCGAGCGACCAGGCGTAGCTGCCGCGGTTCACCGTCCGCGCCACGTACGACGCGAACTCCTCGCGCGCCTCGTCGCCGGGCCCGGGCGGCAGGCCGCCCAGGAGGAAGCTGGCGTGCGCGTACAGGCGGATGGCCTGCACGTTGCAGACGAAGGCGAGCATGAAGCAGAGCGACACGGCCAGGTACTTGGCCGCGAACACCTCCCCGGCCTTGCTCCCGTACACCAGCCGCGGCGCCTTGGAGGACGGCGAGGAAGAGGAGGAGGCCGGAGACGTGACGCCGATGAAGACGCTGATGACGGAGACCAGCGTGATGgccgtggtcgccagcaccgtcgACGCCATGATGTTGTTCCGCAGCGTCTGCACCGCGAGCACGCCGTTCTTCTCCGTGTTCTGCTGGCCGGCCGGCCGGTGCGCCATCCATGGTATGTATGCACGCAGCAAGAGAGTAATGGAATGGGATACGGTGATGAGGGAGAGAGTGAGTGGGAGGAGCTAGCTAGGCCGATCGATGAGATGGGAAGGTGCATGGTACCGACGGCCATCATGGCGGCGACCCAGCGCTTGCGTGCGATGGCGTTGAGGCCGATGATGGTCCGGGTGGGATGGCGCAGGATCGCCCAGAGGAGCCACAGGTGGTAGCCGGCCACCGCCGCCAGGGCCAGCGGCACCAGCACCAGGTCCAGCTGCTCCTCCCGGAACATCGTACCGTACCTCTGATGCCGATTCCTCTCAccgcgcctgcctgcctgcctataTGCTGTCTCTCCGGCCGATGCCGGTGGATGGTTTTGGGCGAAATCGAACGGGACCCGTCTACTTTAGAGTGAAATCAGGAGTCACGACGCGCAATCCTTTTTTTCTGGGCCGCTCAAATTAGACGAGCTACGAAGGCGACGGGGCTAAACAACTCGTGACTGCGTGGCGGCTAGCCGGCTACTGCGGCGTACGCACTTCCGGATGGCGTGGGATGGTGGTGGGCTGGGATAGGCGCGCCGCCGGCGAAGTGCGAATTGAACACTCCGTCAGCGCGCACCCACCATTGTAGTAGCTTGTTAAAGAGCTGGCTCGTTTTGAGAAAAATTGAGGATTTTGACTAGTTTAACAACCCTATTTTTCTAAACGATTTTCATTTTCTCAtaaaaaattagtttatttttctttGCAAAAATAAAAATTCTTTAAAAAATAGGATTATGAAATTAGCACTATACTCTAGTATTGACATAAATCCATGTGTTGAGATAGATTGATGTATAATTTAGTTTAAGTTACACCATAATCCACCTCAATATATGTGGATTGAGGTCAATAATAAAGTACTCAAACAAAACCTTATAAGGTTTAATCCTTCTCAATCCCTTCTATTAATTGCTTAATTAAGACTTTGTTCGTTTCATCCCTAAATTTTGGAGGGTAAGGAAGATTGAGGAGAATTTTGACTTGGTGGTGGTTTAATTTTGTTAGGGAATAAAATAGACACAAAGATTTATGTGGAAAATCCTTCCAATATGGAGGAACAAACAATCACAAGGAAATAGATTCACTATCAACCGTAGAGTACAAGTTACAAGGAGGACCTATATTTATAGGCATACATGAAAACATATTCTAAGGTATATTTCAAATATATAAAAGGAATTAGAGGCATATTCCAACAAATCTCCATTGACTCTAAATCCATAGAGTTGTTTCCCAAACACCACTAGGATGCTAAATTTGAATATCAACCAAGTCTAAGAAATCATTAGACATGGAAATGGATCACGACTTCGTATCATCAAAATAACCTCTATTCTGGAACGCAATAGAAACACTTCAACATCAAATGTTAAACATTGCAAGTAGTAGAAATTACTCAAACGATTGCCCTTCAAGATAATACGATTGCCATGAGAAACCTTAAGATCAAGCGGTTACGACCATAATGTGGATAAAAACAATGTGACTAACCCTAGCTTCGATACCACTTGTTAGGAAAATAAAATAGACACAAAGATTATTTACGTGGAAAAATCTCCTCCAATATGGAGGAGCAAACAACCACGAGAGAACAGATCCAATATCAACTGCAGAGTACAAGTTACAAAGAGAGTCTATATTTATAGGTATACAGGAAAACATATTCTAAGACATATTACAAATATATAAAAGGAATTAGAGCCATATTCCAGCAAATTCCAAATGGTATCGATGGGTCTCCGCTTTGCTCGCCAATTTGGCTGCTTtattcagaatttggatcacaaactcaacatcTAAGGATGGTGTAACTTTGTTGTTCCATGTTCCCTACTTTCATAGCCGTAGCATTTGCACTTTGGTGAGCGGCCATGGGGGCTTGATGACCATTATTTTATCTTGAAAACACAAACTCAGGGAAAGGCGTGATGTTTGTGCTTGAGGGATATAGATGAAACAAAATGAGAGCTTTCAATACACACTCAGCAAAGGCACGATGCTTGCGCTTTGAGGGATATATATACACAAGTACAAAACAGTATATGTTTCAGATGTTCTAGTCAGCGACCTGGCAGGCATAGTGCCCATTTTGTTACAAATTTCGTGCTCTGTTGCATGTCCATTTTGCAGAAAGAATTGAGTACCGCGCTTGCGGAGTTTTTACACGAGCATGGCAGGCAGGCTGCTGACCTGAGTTCATTTATAGTCTTGCAACGTTCTAAAGTTCAACTTCTGACTTAGGAGTTGTTTGGTTTCTAGGAACTATTTTTTAGTTCctacattttattttattttagttctaaaattgctaaatataaaaactaaaactctattttagtttctatatttggcaatttatagaataaaatagaataaaacgaagggactaaacattagtccctataaaccaaacacctcTTTAGTATACAACAAGAGACCAATTGGAGACGCCAGTAAGCCTGCTAATGGCAAAAAAAATCAACCCGCATCCAACTCACACACAAATCTAGTAACTTTGACATCTATCCCACAACCACAAAAAATATAAGACCTTGTTCgattattcccaatacacatgaaTTGGTGGGATTGGAAAAAAATTAAGAAGAAATTTAACTTGTTTGGAATTCATGACCAAtctaatcccactcaatccatatggattgagagctaaccgaacaagccctaaggagGAAATTAAACCAGATCCACCCAATAACATTATTAACCCCAAATCAATCTATAACTAGGTGGAAACCCATGGAAAACCCACGGTTTCAAACAGAACATATAGTTTCATCATCTAGATATCCAAACAGAACATATAGTTGTGATTGAAAGTTTGTATCATAAAAGGATAAATTAAGAGAATACATCTAGAGATCCAAACAGAACATATAGTTTCATCGTCTATAATTATTAAAGAAATATATATTAAAGTACAATATAGTTTCTCGAATGGATAAGCATGCCGCTGGCTATCTATCATCTATCTGTGTTTAGAAATCAGAACCGAAGTACCTCAAATAATGCCTGGGAGACAGACACAGTCAGGAAGTGAAAAGATACTAGGAAATGCAGTGTTGTTTTTTATCCACACGGACCACGATCCAACTAGACATGACATGCTTGCAGGAATGTACTCCATGTACCGAGTAGAAACACACATCTTGCTCGGTTGACGCGTTCTCTCAGAAGGATGAACGTCTAAACATACTAGTATCTGAAACAGGCCGCAGCGAATGGACGTGGAGCTGGCCaactgcaagaggaactcaaccatCAAGGGGGAAAATAACTAGTCAAACCAGCGAATCGTCGCGCAGGGGGCTCGACGTCTGCAGGGGATGGAGCACGGCCAATGCTGGTGCTAGCGAGCAGACGAGAGAGGAGCGGTCGTGCTGGCGTCTGCAGGGGATGGAGCACTGAGAGAGGAGCGGAATGCACCAGGGTAggattagagatggcaatgggtacccgctacccgaaacccggtgggtttttgctctattagggtatgggtttgggtcaatttctctacccatgggtttgttaatgggttcaaatggaaacccaacgggtacgtgggcatgggtttgttcttccactgcccatacccgcaaacccatgggtttttaaaacctgtcttaaaatcaacattccttataaatatgtctcataatattattaattgaatatgttctaattgaaataaacttcatgtaacaaattttaggctaaaattagttatcacttattccttttatgctagcttattaatgtattgattgtcatttacatgatgaattattttttatgttgatgttagtgggtatgggaaacccattgggtacccgaaacccgcatgggtatgagtttggcaaaattttatacccgtcatgggtatgggttttttagcgggcgtattttttcttcgcgggtatgggtttgggcaagtaatacccagcgggtttttacccattgccatctctaggtaGGATGGAGCACGAGAGAGGATGCACGGACGCCAGGGCGGGAGAGGAGCACTGAGTGTGGCACAGGGATGGAGCACAGGAGTTAGGGTTGAGTACTTGAGTTGGGTCTGTAAGATTGTAATTATGT
This genomic window contains:
- the LOC100285550 gene encoding Protein DETOXIFICATION 14; the protein is MAAAREEDEAARPLLLLPRTAQEDQKWWRRWAREAGWVGYLALPMVVVNLSQYAVQVSSNMMVGHLPGVLPLSSAAIATSLANVSGFSLLIGMASALETLCGQAYGAKQYHKLGLDTYRAVVTLLVVCVPLSLLWVFMDKILVLIGQDPLISQGAGRYMVWLIPGLFANAVIQPLTKFLQTQSLIYPLLLSSAATAAVHVPLCYVMVFKTGLGYTGAALTISISYWLNVAMLVGYIAFSSSCKETRARPTVEVFRGVDAFLRLALPSALMMCLEWWSFELLTLMSGLLPNPELQTSVLSICLTSVTLLFTIPFGLGAAGSTRVANELGAGNPDGARSAVRVVLSMAGIDAVVVSGSLLAARRLVGIAYSSEEEVISAVAAMVPLVCITAITDCLQGILSGVARGCGWQHLGAYVNLGSFYLLGIPMAILLGFVLRMGSRGLWMGIVCGSLSQTTLMSAITFFTDWNKMAEKARERVFSDKQPQEPGP
- the LOC100382758 gene encoding uncharacterized protein LOC100382758; this encodes MFREEQLDLVLVPLALAAVAGYHLWLLWAILRHPTRTIIGLNAIARKRWVAAMMANTEKNGVLAVQTLRNNIMASTVLATTAITLVSVISVFIGVTSPASSSSSPSSKAPRLVYGSKAGEVFAAKYLAVSLCFMLAFVCNVQAIRLYAHASFLLGGLPPGPGDEAREEFASYVARTVNRGSYAWSLGLRAFYVSLALFLWTFGPIPMLACSVLMCGLLYFLDTTSSADHGHAHGQQRAGAARKDSTV